The proteins below are encoded in one region of Alistipes indistinctus YIT 12060:
- the mscL gene encoding large-conductance mechanosensitive channel protein MscL, which translates to MKSKLIDEFKQFAMRGNVIDLAVGVVIGAAFGKIVSSLVADVIMPPIGVLVGGVNFTDLGITLKQAQTAASGEVIPAVTINYGNFLQATFDFIIIAFAIFLFIKLINRLNRKKETETPATPPAPPADVQLLTEIRDLLKKQETRQ; encoded by the coding sequence ATGAAAAGCAAACTCATAGACGAATTCAAGCAGTTCGCCATGCGGGGCAATGTGATCGATCTGGCCGTCGGTGTCGTAATCGGTGCGGCCTTCGGCAAAATCGTCTCTTCGCTGGTAGCCGATGTCATCATGCCTCCGATCGGCGTGTTGGTCGGCGGAGTCAATTTCACCGATCTGGGCATCACACTCAAGCAGGCCCAGACAGCCGCATCGGGCGAAGTCATCCCGGCCGTGACGATTAACTACGGGAATTTTCTTCAGGCGACTTTCGACTTCATCATCATCGCTTTTGCAATCTTCCTGTTCATCAAACTGATCAACAGACTCAACCGGAAAAAAGAGACCGAAACGCCCGCGACTCCGCCGGCTCCACCCGCCGACGTACAACTGTTGACCGAAATCCGCGACTTGCTGAAAAAACAGGAGACCCGGCAATAA
- a CDS encoding Gfo/Idh/MocA family oxidoreductase produces MEKIKTGIASFGLSGQVFHAPFLDVHEGFELSAIAERSNNLARGAYPGVQVVRSFDDLLATDIELVVVNTPGQTHADYCRQALEADKHVVVEKPFVPTSAEAQALIRLAEEKGLLLTVFQNRRFDGDFLTVKQILQSGELGRIVEFQSAFQRYRPDMAAARAPWREEPLPGNGITYDLCSHLSDQALALFGRPDGVWATLASQRDGSRVDDYSLMQLLYPNLTVTLRAGMIIREEGPRFAVHGTKGSYVKYGLDPQEDLLRSGKATPSRQAWAAESEAEWGILNTDAGRRKYPTVPGNYLGYYDAVYGALRDGGPTPVSHEEMLTDIRMLEAAFESHRSGCTVKI; encoded by the coding sequence ATGGAAAAGATCAAAACCGGAATCGCCTCTTTCGGCCTGTCGGGACAAGTGTTCCACGCACCGTTTCTCGACGTGCACGAAGGTTTCGAACTGTCGGCCATCGCCGAACGAAGCAACAACCTGGCCCGGGGTGCCTATCCCGGCGTACAGGTCGTTCGCTCGTTTGACGACCTGCTCGCGACGGATATCGAACTGGTCGTGGTCAATACCCCCGGACAGACTCATGCCGATTATTGCAGGCAGGCCCTCGAAGCGGACAAACACGTAGTCGTGGAAAAACCGTTCGTACCCACCTCTGCCGAAGCACAAGCATTGATCCGGTTGGCCGAGGAAAAAGGCCTGCTGCTGACGGTTTTTCAAAACCGACGCTTCGACGGGGATTTTCTGACCGTCAAACAAATCCTGCAATCGGGAGAGTTGGGCCGCATCGTCGAATTCCAATCCGCATTCCAGCGCTACCGGCCCGATATGGCCGCAGCACGGGCCCCTTGGCGGGAAGAACCGTTACCCGGTAACGGAATCACTTACGACCTCTGTTCACACCTGAGCGACCAGGCACTCGCGCTCTTCGGCAGGCCTGACGGTGTTTGGGCTACATTGGCTTCACAACGGGACGGCAGCCGAGTCGACGACTACAGCCTGATGCAGCTGCTTTACCCGAACCTGACAGTCACCCTGCGTGCCGGAATGATTATCCGGGAAGAGGGACCCCGGTTCGCCGTGCACGGGACAAAGGGCTCTTATGTCAAATACGGCCTCGACCCGCAGGAAGATCTGCTACGGTCAGGCAAAGCCACACCTTCACGCCAAGCGTGGGCCGCCGAAAGCGAAGCGGAGTGGGGCATCCTGAATACCGATGCCGGACGCCGCAAATACCCGACCGTCCCGGGGAACTACCTGGGCTACTACGATGCCGTTTACGGCGCTTTGCGTGACGGCGGGCCCACACCGGTGTCACACGAAGAGATGCTTACCGATATCCGGATGCTCGAAGCCGCATTCGAAAGCCACAGAAGCGGCTGTACGGTCAAAATCTGA
- a CDS encoding alpha/beta hydrolase family protein — protein MNLKSLWILVLACVATTLSAQKKPLDQSAYDGWKSIVSPKVSENGDWICYAITPQRGDALLEFYNAGTKQTTRIERGGSPAWFNNDTWATFKIAVPFAKVRQAKIDKVKADKMPKDTFAVMNLAEMKVVKLPGAKELKTSAKGALYAYTYEVTPVKDTTVKDSAAKGNKTPGKYDRLVVVDVRTGDSTVVDSVKNFTVAENGRSVLYTREADSLKAVYVYTVDPKRGVLQRELWSSKLGAVSPSLVLDRSGEQGAFLVTADTVKHALYDLYYFSTTDLKPRQVADAQIIGLPGGYAVSRFGNLSFNHEGNRLQFGIAPKPKEVPKDTLPADEKFSLDVWSYRDTMLMPTQLVNKKKIEEASYPAVYFPKENRAVALGDKDLPSVSFAENGDAPYAIGTTRLPYSLYTEPEIQMFDPSDSYLIELKTGKRTLLRKKGYGGMYLSPSAKYAAYYNLPDSSWYSIDTKTLKHTRLTADIPYPLYNVDDDHPGTPPLYGMYGWTKGDEMMLIPDQFDLWLVDPSGKKASRNLTKIGRETNTQFKFVNQSRTEGKSAVDMTRPMMFLSFNRGNKENGYYTLRPGQAIQKLVEGPYIYAIAGFARKGDRLIYTRENFNEFRDLWTSNERFGDSLKLTNANPQQADYKWGSVELFKWTDFNGNECEGLLHFPEDYDPSKPYPTIVYFYEVQTFLKYRYNTPSPSRSIINPVYCTSNDYIVFIPDIKYRDGFPAKSCYDVVVSGTMALIDRGIADKNRIGLQGQSWGGYQTAHLVTQTDLYACSAPGAAVTNMISAYGGIRYESGFSRASQYETGQSRIGATPWQRRDLYIENSPVFFADRVKTPQLLRHDDNDGAVPWTQSIEYYIALRRLGKPVWLLNYNGEPHNLASRAASMDWDKRMYQFFDHYLKGAPMPRWMKEGISVTEKGIDQKYELVTE, from the coding sequence ATGAACTTAAAATCATTATGGATTCTGGTTCTGGCCTGCGTGGCAACTACGCTTTCGGCACAGAAGAAGCCGTTGGACCAGAGTGCATACGACGGATGGAAATCGATTGTTTCCCCTAAGGTTTCCGAAAACGGCGATTGGATTTGTTACGCGATCACACCGCAGCGCGGTGACGCCCTACTCGAGTTTTACAATGCGGGAACCAAACAAACGACGCGTATCGAACGCGGCGGCAGCCCTGCATGGTTTAACAACGATACGTGGGCTACCTTCAAGATCGCCGTACCGTTTGCCAAGGTACGCCAAGCCAAAATCGACAAGGTAAAGGCGGATAAGATGCCCAAAGACACCTTTGCCGTGATGAATCTTGCCGAGATGAAGGTGGTCAAACTGCCGGGCGCCAAAGAACTGAAAACGTCGGCGAAGGGGGCGCTCTATGCCTATACCTATGAGGTGACTCCGGTTAAAGATACGACCGTTAAGGATAGTGCTGCCAAAGGAAATAAAACCCCGGGCAAATACGACCGGCTGGTTGTCGTCGATGTCCGCACGGGCGACAGTACGGTCGTGGACAGTGTGAAGAATTTCACGGTGGCCGAGAACGGGAGGTCGGTGCTTTATACCCGTGAGGCCGATTCGCTCAAGGCGGTCTATGTCTACACCGTCGATCCGAAGCGAGGCGTCCTTCAGCGTGAACTTTGGTCGAGCAAGCTTGGTGCAGTCTCGCCTTCGCTGGTGCTGGACCGTTCCGGGGAGCAAGGTGCTTTTCTGGTGACGGCCGACACGGTGAAACATGCGCTGTACGATCTCTACTATTTTTCCACAACCGATCTGAAACCCCGCCAAGTGGCCGATGCGCAGATTATCGGGTTGCCGGGCGGATATGCCGTGAGCCGGTTCGGGAACCTTTCGTTCAATCACGAAGGGAACCGCCTGCAATTCGGGATCGCTCCGAAACCGAAAGAGGTACCCAAGGATACGTTGCCTGCCGATGAGAAGTTTTCGCTGGACGTTTGGAGCTATCGCGATACCATGTTGATGCCGACGCAATTGGTAAACAAAAAGAAAATCGAAGAGGCTTCCTATCCCGCGGTCTATTTCCCGAAAGAGAACCGTGCCGTAGCATTGGGCGACAAGGATCTCCCGTCGGTGTCGTTTGCCGAGAACGGGGATGCACCCTATGCGATCGGTACGACCCGCTTGCCGTACAGCCTTTATACCGAACCTGAAATTCAGATGTTCGATCCGTCGGACTCTTATCTGATCGAACTGAAAACCGGCAAACGTACGCTGCTGCGCAAAAAAGGATACGGCGGGATGTATCTTTCCCCGTCGGCCAAATATGCGGCTTATTACAACCTGCCGGACTCTTCGTGGTATTCGATCGACACGAAGACGCTGAAACATACGCGCCTGACGGCCGATATCCCTTATCCGCTCTATAATGTCGATGACGATCACCCGGGAACCCCGCCCCTGTATGGCATGTACGGTTGGACGAAAGGGGACGAGATGATGCTGATTCCCGACCAGTTCGATCTTTGGTTGGTTGATCCCTCGGGTAAAAAAGCTTCCCGGAACCTGACTAAGATCGGCCGCGAGACCAACACTCAGTTCAAGTTTGTCAACCAGAGCCGCACCGAAGGTAAATCGGCGGTAGATATGACCCGGCCGATGATGTTCCTGTCGTTCAACCGCGGCAACAAGGAGAACGGTTATTATACGTTGCGTCCGGGCCAGGCGATCCAGAAGCTGGTGGAAGGCCCCTATATCTATGCGATTGCGGGTTTTGCCCGTAAAGGCGACCGGTTGATTTATACCCGTGAGAATTTCAACGAGTTCCGCGACCTATGGACCAGCAACGAGCGGTTCGGCGATTCGTTGAAACTGACCAATGCTAACCCGCAGCAGGCCGATTACAAATGGGGATCGGTCGAACTGTTCAAATGGACCGATTTCAACGGTAACGAATGCGAGGGTTTGCTGCACTTCCCCGAAGATTACGATCCGTCGAAACCCTACCCGACCATCGTCTATTTCTACGAAGTGCAAACTTTCTTGAAATACCGTTACAATACTCCGTCACCGAGCCGTTCGATCATCAATCCGGTTTATTGCACCAGCAACGATTACATCGTCTTTATCCCGGATATCAAATATCGCGACGGATTTCCGGCCAAAAGTTGCTACGATGTGGTAGTGAGCGGAACGATGGCGCTGATCGACCGCGGAATCGCCGATAAGAACCGGATCGGTTTACAGGGGCAAAGCTGGGGCGGTTACCAGACCGCGCATCTGGTGACTCAGACCGACCTGTATGCGTGCAGCGCGCCCGGTGCCGCTGTCACGAACATGATTTCGGCATACGGCGGCATTCGTTATGAGTCGGGTTTTTCGCGCGCTTCGCAGTATGAAACGGGCCAGAGCCGTATCGGGGCTACTCCCTGGCAGCGCCGCGATCTCTATATCGAAAACTCGCCCGTGTTCTTCGCCGACCGCGTCAAAACTCCGCAGCTGTTGCGCCATGACGATAACGACGGTGCGGTGCCCTGGACGCAGAGTATCGAATATTACATCGCTTTGCGCCGTTTGGGCAAACCGGTATGGTTGCTCAACTACAACGGCGAGCCGCACAACCTTGCATCGCGTGCCGCCAGTATGGATTGGGACAAGCGGATGTATCAGTTCTTCGACCACTACCTGAAAGGTGCGCCGATGCCCCGCTGGATGAAGGAGGGTATTTCGGTAACCGAAAAAGGGATCGACCAGAAATACGAACTGGTCACCGAGTAA
- a CDS encoding ABC transporter permease: protein MKLIRDFIAVLRRELGMFNSYKTFSRLSIGLPILSFVVFILLFRTGVPHDIPIAVYDPGNTPLSRQLSRMIDATPSARVAYHITDLAEGERMMKEGKIDAIVSIPRSLEKDIYSNKQSNVVAYINGLNLVKNGMLNRDIQTVVMTFSSGIQIQTLMKQGISEKEAYDLMMPIYFEKHILFNPFSNYEYYLLPSFLPLMLMLFTLLTTIFTIGVELKNSTAREWLATGGGNMLVALAGKLAPYTVIFFALCMLMNTCLFKFLSVPLQGNVMLLFVSGLVYVMVSQAIGVFMIAALSNLRLALSIGGGYSVLSFTFSGLTFPFMAMDLPLQIFGYIFPMTYYVEIFIDQAMRGAPVVNSFAYLGYMMLFLLLPLIMLPRMKKICTEEKYWGKL from the coding sequence ATGAAACTGATCCGGGATTTCATAGCCGTACTGCGGCGCGAACTGGGGATGTTCAACAGCTACAAGACCTTCTCGCGGCTGTCGATCGGACTGCCCATCCTGTCGTTCGTCGTCTTCATCCTGCTGTTCCGCACCGGGGTGCCCCACGACATTCCCATCGCCGTATACGACCCGGGCAATACGCCTCTTTCCCGGCAGCTAAGCCGGATGATCGACGCGACGCCGTCGGCCCGCGTAGCCTACCACATCACCGATCTGGCCGAAGGGGAACGGATGATGAAAGAGGGGAAGATCGACGCGATCGTTTCGATTCCGCGCAGTTTGGAAAAAGACATTTACAGCAACAAGCAGTCGAACGTCGTGGCGTACATCAACGGCCTGAACCTCGTTAAAAACGGCATGCTCAACCGGGATATCCAAACCGTCGTGATGACATTTTCGTCGGGCATTCAGATCCAGACACTGATGAAACAGGGCATTTCTGAAAAAGAAGCCTACGACCTGATGATGCCGATTTATTTCGAAAAGCACATCCTGTTCAACCCCTTCTCGAACTACGAATACTACCTGCTGCCGAGTTTCCTGCCGCTGATGCTGATGCTATTTACGCTGCTGACAACGATCTTCACGATCGGCGTCGAACTGAAAAACAGCACCGCACGCGAATGGCTCGCTACCGGCGGCGGCAACATGCTCGTAGCCCTGGCGGGAAAACTGGCGCCTTACACGGTGATTTTCTTTGCACTGTGTATGCTGATGAACACCTGCCTGTTCAAGTTCCTGAGCGTCCCGTTGCAGGGAAACGTAATGCTGCTTTTCGTCTCGGGACTGGTTTACGTAATGGTATCTCAAGCCATCGGGGTCTTTATGATCGCGGCCCTGAGCAACCTTCGCCTCGCGCTTTCGATCGGGGGCGGCTACTCGGTGCTGTCGTTTACCTTTTCGGGGCTGACCTTTCCATTCATGGCGATGGACCTGCCGTTGCAAATTTTCGGATACATTTTCCCGATGACCTACTACGTCGAAATTTTCATCGATCAGGCGATGCGGGGCGCTCCGGTCGTCAATTCGTTCGCCTATCTGGGTTATATGATGCTCTTCCTGTTGCTGCCGCTGATTATGCTGCCGCGAATGAAGAAAATATGCACCGAAGAAAAATACTGGGGGAAACTGTAA
- a CDS encoding ABC transporter permease, with protein sequence MITTRFQKKFREFASVLRNEYRNIFCDAGVLLIAVGAIFIYSTAYSLAYKNEVLRDVPVAVVDNSRTPSSRQLIRSFDATPNVNVVYKPASLDEAKKLFLERKVNGIIVIPGDYEKKLMRTEKVNLAIYADASYFLMYRQVFFDIMGSIGHSNSNVEWLRFVSKGVSSKQAEALSNPVSISVRNMYNPYLGYATFIMPAILMVIIQQTLLIGIGMVGGTWREKGLYKTLIPSGERRMSVLPIVLGKSAAFISVYCITLSYLLCFHYKLFGYPMNGSAGTIVLFLLPYLLSCTFLGVALSSLFRHRENSLLLLLFTSIPVLMLSGASVPQECIPQWLYYGTKFIPSGSGVDGFIRIQTMGATLAEVSTQFWTLWILTAVYFLLACLGMRRVLRKTEREERLKQLTAQPES encoded by the coding sequence ATGATAACAACCCGTTTTCAAAAGAAATTCCGCGAATTCGCCTCGGTGCTGCGCAACGAATATCGCAACATCTTCTGCGATGCAGGTGTACTGCTGATTGCCGTGGGCGCCATTTTCATCTACTCGACGGCCTATTCGCTCGCCTATAAAAACGAAGTGCTGCGCGACGTACCCGTCGCGGTAGTCGATAACAGCCGCACGCCGTCGAGCCGGCAACTGATCCGTTCGTTCGACGCCACACCCAACGTCAACGTCGTTTACAAACCGGCCAGCCTCGACGAAGCGAAAAAACTCTTTCTCGAACGGAAGGTAAACGGCATCATCGTCATTCCGGGCGACTATGAAAAGAAATTGATGCGGACCGAAAAGGTCAACCTTGCCATCTATGCCGATGCAAGTTACTTCCTGATGTACCGGCAGGTTTTTTTCGACATCATGGGCAGCATAGGCCATTCGAACAGCAACGTCGAATGGCTGCGGTTCGTCTCGAAAGGAGTTTCATCCAAGCAGGCCGAAGCACTGAGCAATCCCGTCTCGATATCGGTCCGGAACATGTACAACCCCTATCTGGGTTACGCCACCTTCATCATGCCGGCAATACTGATGGTCATCATCCAGCAGACGCTGCTGATCGGCATCGGTATGGTCGGGGGTACCTGGCGTGAAAAAGGCCTTTACAAAACATTGATTCCCAGCGGAGAACGACGCATGTCTGTATTACCGATCGTACTGGGGAAATCGGCGGCTTTCATTTCGGTTTACTGTATTACGCTCTCGTACCTGCTCTGCTTCCACTACAAACTATTCGGCTACCCGATGAACGGAAGCGCAGGCACGATCGTCCTGTTTCTGCTCCCATACCTGCTGTCGTGCACATTCCTCGGCGTGGCCCTCTCATCCTTGTTCCGCCACCGTGAAAACTCACTGCTGCTGCTGCTGTTCACTTCCATCCCGGTGCTGATGCTCAGCGGCGCCTCCGTTCCCCAGGAGTGTATCCCGCAATGGCTCTATTACGGGACCAAATTCATTCCGAGCGGCAGCGGTGTGGACGGCTTTATCCGCATCCAGACGATGGGGGCAACGCTTGCCGAAGTCAGCACCCAATTCTGGACACTCTGGATACTGACGGCAGTTTACTTCCTCCTGGCCTGCCTCGGCATGCGCCGAGTACTGCGTAAAACCGAACGGGAGGAGCGGTTGAAACAACTGACCGCCCAACCTGAATCCTAA